ATCCCGGAAAAACAACTGAAATTATAAAACCCATTTCGTTTTATAAACATGCTGTTGTGCCTTGCTATATAAACCTTGGTAATAAACTGACTAATGGTTTAACCTATGATTTAAATTTAAAAGCAACGGACTATAAAAGTCAAGTGTTTTTAGTTCGAGATATTCCTTCCTATCAAGAAACTACAGCGCCAGAAGCATCCGCTGCTTTAAGGTTAAAAAAGGTTTTTCAGTATGAAGGTTATATTACGCGCGTAGGTAATTATGAATCGTTGGATGCCTATTTAAATACCATTTACAAATCTAATACACGTTCCAAGTTACGTAGAAATGTAACGCGCTTGGAAGCTAATTTCACAGTTGATTATATCATGTATCACGGTGAAATTTCCAAAACAGAATTTGACCTGGTTTTTGATAGTTTTTATAAACTTTTTGAAAAACGGTATTCAAATAAAGGTGAACCTTGTGGCGAGTTAGAACCAACTTTATGGGCTTTCTATACCGAGTTGGCATTTAAAATGGTTAACGAAGGAACCGCTTCGCTTTTTGTTATTTATTGTGATGGCAAACCTATTGGTATCACATTTAGTTATCATTTTGATTCTATTTTGGTGGAGGCTTTAACTGTTTTTGATATTGATTTGTATCGTTATAACATTGGTCATACAACCATTATGAAGATGCTAGATTGGAGTTTTAACAATGGCATTGAAATTTTTGATTATACACAAGGTGATTTCGACTACAAGAAACGTTGGAGTGA
Above is a window of Bizionia sp. M204 DNA encoding:
- a CDS encoding GNAT family N-acetyltransferase — its product is MINNPFSSQTFQYVWLKHFNTNNPGKTTEIIKPISFYKHAVVPCYINLGNKLTNGLTYDLNLKATDYKSQVFLVRDIPSYQETTAPEASAALRLKKVFQYEGYITRVGNYESLDAYLNTIYKSNTRSKLRRNVTRLEANFTVDYIMYHGEISKTEFDLVFDSFYKLFEKRYSNKGEPCGELEPTLWAFYTELAFKMVNEGTASLFVIYCDGKPIGITFSYHFDSILVEALTVFDIDLYRYNIGHTTIMKMLDWSFNNGIEIFDYTQGDFDYKKRWSDDRYQTYYHILYDSNSLKSRLTASFLEKYFNFKREFRDRKYSTKVHNLKHQLLGGNKNKAVLLETYKIEVLPDAFTMEPRIAQIDLDAELYVSQRKALYDYLYMNPEPAKDLTVYQYENDSLLVKTKNGFLKIVRDEA